Proteins found in one Actinokineospora alba genomic segment:
- a CDS encoding NAD(P)H-dependent flavin oxidoreductase: MRTVLCDTLGIEHPIVGFTPSEHVAAAISRAGGLGVLGCVRFNDPEELDAVLDWMDTNCDGKPYGVDIVMPAKVPTEGTQIDLDSLIPQGHREFVDNTLRKLGVPPLPEDEASGAGVLGWLHSVARSHVDVAMKHPIALIANALGSPPTDVIEQAHRGGVPVAALAGKAEHAVRHVDNGVDLVVAQGYEAGGHTGEIASMVLIPEIVAAVGDRVPVLAAGGIGSGRQIAAALALGAVGAWMGSYWLATKEYQELSSAGTLQQALVRATSSDTVRSRVYTGKPARLLKNQWTQAWAEADAPAPLPMPLQNLLVSEAHQRMMRAGDPSVLAMPVGQIVGSMNEIRAVADVMTELVDDLDATLAHLNDLRGH; the protein is encoded by the coding sequence ATGCGAACGGTCCTGTGCGACACCCTCGGCATCGAGCACCCGATCGTCGGGTTCACCCCGTCCGAGCACGTCGCCGCCGCGATCAGCCGCGCGGGCGGGCTCGGCGTCCTGGGCTGCGTGCGCTTCAACGACCCCGAGGAACTCGACGCCGTCCTCGACTGGATGGACACGAACTGCGACGGCAAGCCCTACGGCGTCGACATCGTCATGCCTGCCAAGGTGCCGACCGAGGGCACCCAGATCGACCTCGATTCCCTTATCCCGCAAGGCCATCGCGAGTTCGTCGACAACACGCTGCGCAAGCTGGGCGTCCCCCCGCTGCCCGAGGACGAGGCTTCCGGCGCGGGGGTCCTCGGCTGGCTGCACTCCGTGGCACGGTCCCATGTGGACGTCGCGATGAAACACCCCATCGCGCTCATCGCCAACGCCCTCGGCTCACCGCCGACCGACGTGATCGAGCAGGCGCACCGTGGCGGCGTGCCGGTCGCCGCCCTCGCGGGCAAGGCCGAACACGCCGTGCGGCACGTCGACAACGGCGTGGACCTGGTGGTGGCACAGGGATACGAGGCAGGCGGGCACACCGGTGAGATCGCGTCCATGGTGCTGATCCCGGAGATCGTCGCCGCCGTCGGCGACCGCGTGCCCGTGCTGGCGGCGGGCGGGATCGGGTCCGGCAGGCAGATCGCCGCGGCCCTGGCCCTCGGCGCGGTCGGCGCGTGGATGGGCTCGTACTGGCTGGCGACCAAGGAGTACCAGGAACTCAGCTCGGCGGGCACGCTGCAACAGGCCCTCGTCCGCGCGACGTCGAGCGACACCGTGCGCTCACGCGTCTACACGGGCAAGCCCGCGCGGCTGCTCAAGAACCAGTGGACCCAGGCGTGGGCGGAGGCCGACGCCCCGGCGCCGCTGCCGATGCCGCTGCAGAACCTGCTGGTCAGCGAGGCGCACCAGCGGATGATGCGGGCAGGCGACCCGTCGGTCCTGGCCATGCCGGTCGGCCAGATCGTCGGCTCGATGAACGAGATCCGCGCGGTGGCCGACGTGATGACCGAACTCGTGGACGACCTCGACGCCACTCTCGCTCACCTCAATGACTTGCGAGGTCACTGA
- a CDS encoding acyl-CoA synthetase, with protein MALTIADLFEHAVDLFPERVAVACGEHSRTFAELDARANQLAHYLAEQGVGKGSHVGLYARNSIEAIETMVAVYKLRAVPVNVNYRYVENELRYLFDNADLVALVHERRYAERVAAVLPDMPKLKTVVVIDDDTDLDFTGVALESAMDGRNTERDFEERSPDDLYILYTGGTTGSPKGVMWRQEDVWRVLGGGIDFLSGEPLPDEYAQSRQGQVTGGLTRLACAPLIHGAAQWAALAAMFAGDTVVLLPTFDAHEVWKAIARHQVRVVTLVGDAMARPVIEAFHDGDYDASSLLAISSHAALFSASVKQQYIEALPNVVITDAIGSSESGFNGMGMVVKGAEPSTGGPRVRRGPNVLVIDEHNQPVKPGETGRLARGGHVPLGYYKDPEKSATIFVEIDGKRYVVPGDFARLEDDDTVTLLGRGNMCVNTAGEKVFPEEVEGALKAYPDVFDALVIGVPDDRLGQRVAAVVQVRPGAEPDFEAISAHMHNELAGYKAPRSLWIVDEVGRLPSGKPDYRWAKAHAAEHEPTWAAAPART; from the coding sequence ATGGCGCTCACAATCGCGGATCTTTTCGAGCACGCGGTGGACCTCTTCCCGGAGCGGGTCGCGGTTGCCTGCGGCGAGCACTCCAGGACCTTCGCCGAACTCGACGCTCGGGCCAATCAACTGGCCCACTACCTGGCCGAACAAGGTGTCGGCAAGGGCTCGCACGTCGGGCTCTACGCACGCAACTCGATCGAGGCGATCGAGACCATGGTGGCGGTCTACAAGCTCCGGGCCGTGCCGGTGAACGTCAACTACCGGTATGTCGAGAACGAGTTGCGATATCTGTTCGACAACGCCGACCTCGTCGCCCTCGTCCACGAGCGCCGCTACGCCGAGCGGGTGGCGGCCGTGCTGCCCGACATGCCCAAGCTCAAAACAGTGGTCGTGATCGATGACGACACCGACCTCGACTTCACCGGCGTGGCCCTCGAGTCCGCGATGGACGGTCGCAACACCGAGCGGGACTTCGAGGAGCGCAGCCCCGACGACCTGTACATCCTCTACACCGGCGGCACCACCGGCAGCCCCAAGGGCGTGATGTGGCGCCAGGAGGACGTCTGGCGCGTCCTCGGCGGCGGCATCGACTTCCTCTCCGGTGAACCCCTGCCCGACGAGTACGCCCAGTCCCGCCAAGGGCAGGTGACCGGCGGGCTGACCCGGCTCGCGTGTGCGCCCCTGATCCACGGCGCCGCGCAGTGGGCCGCGCTCGCGGCGATGTTCGCGGGCGACACCGTGGTGCTGCTCCCGACCTTCGACGCGCACGAGGTGTGGAAGGCGATCGCCCGCCACCAGGTCCGGGTCGTCACCCTGGTCGGCGACGCCATGGCCCGCCCGGTCATCGAGGCCTTCCACGATGGCGACTACGACGCCTCCTCGCTGCTCGCCATCTCCAGCCATGCCGCGCTGTTCTCCGCGTCGGTCAAACAGCAGTACATCGAGGCGCTGCCCAACGTGGTGATCACCGACGCCATCGGCTCCTCGGAGTCCGGCTTCAACGGGATGGGCATGGTCGTCAAGGGCGCTGAGCCCTCCACCGGCGGTCCGCGGGTGCGCCGAGGCCCGAACGTGCTGGTCATCGACGAGCACAACCAGCCGGTCAAGCCAGGGGAGACCGGCCGCCTCGCCCGCGGTGGGCACGTCCCGCTCGGCTACTACAAGGACCCTGAGAAGAGCGCGACGATCTTCGTCGAGATCGACGGCAAGCGCTACGTCGTGCCCGGCGACTTCGCCCGGCTCGAGGACGACGACACGGTCACCCTGCTCGGCCGCGGCAACATGTGCGTCAACACCGCGGGCGAGAAGGTCTTCCCCGAGGAGGTCGAGGGCGCGCTCAAGGCGTACCCGGACGTCTTCGACGCGCTGGTCATCGGCGTCCCCGACGACCGGCTGGGCCAGCGGGTCGCCGCCGTCGTGCAGGTCCGGCCGGGCGCCGAACCGGACTTCGAGGCGATCAGCGCCCACATGCACAACGAGCTGGCCGGCTATAAGGCCCCGCGCAGCCTGTGGATCGTCGACGAGGTCGGCCGCCTGCCCAGCGGCAAGCCCGACTACCGGTGGGCCAAGGCGCACGCGGCCGAGCACGAGCCGACCTGGGCCGCCGCGCCCGCCCGGACCTGA
- a CDS encoding crotonase/enoyl-CoA hydratase family protein has protein sequence MDSAQPHCLVEQRGPVLVVTMNRPQARNALSGPMMAIMRDAWDRVDKDDSVRACILTGAGGSFCAGADLKAMTSTHPGDSFSSGGWDLSVIEPLLKGRRLTKPLIAAVEGPAIAGGTEILQATDIRIAGESARFGVSEARWGLFPLGGSAVRLPRQIPYTVAADLLLTGRHLKATEARDIGLIGHVVPDGQALDKALEIAGLIAANGPLAVQAILRTMRETEGMPENEAFKVDARLGVEVFLSQDAKEGPTAFAEKRTPNFQGH, from the coding sequence ATGGACTCAGCGCAGCCGCACTGTCTGGTCGAACAACGAGGCCCGGTCCTGGTGGTGACGATGAACCGCCCACAGGCCCGGAACGCCTTGTCCGGCCCGATGATGGCGATCATGCGGGACGCCTGGGACCGGGTCGACAAGGACGATTCCGTCCGGGCCTGCATCCTCACCGGCGCGGGCGGCTCGTTCTGCGCGGGCGCCGACCTCAAGGCCATGACCAGCACCCACCCCGGCGATTCCTTCTCCTCGGGCGGCTGGGACCTGTCGGTCATCGAGCCCCTACTGAAGGGCCGCCGCCTCACGAAGCCCCTGATCGCGGCGGTCGAGGGACCGGCGATCGCAGGCGGGACCGAGATCCTTCAAGCCACGGACATCCGGATCGCCGGCGAAAGCGCGCGTTTCGGGGTCTCGGAAGCCCGGTGGGGCCTGTTCCCACTGGGCGGCTCAGCCGTGCGGCTACCTCGCCAAATCCCGTACACAGTGGCAGCGGACCTACTCCTCACCGGCAGACACCTCAAGGCGACCGAGGCACGGGACATCGGGCTGATCGGGCATGTGGTCCCGGACGGCCAGGCCTTGGACAAGGCCCTGGAGATCGCGGGCCTGATCGCGGCGAACGGGCCTTTGGCGGTTCAGGCGATCTTGCGGACGATGCGGGAGACCGAGGGGATGCCGGAGAACGAGGCGTTCAAGGTCGACGCACGGTTGGGGGTGGAGGTCTTCCTCAGCCAGGACGCGAAGGAAGGCCCCACAGCCTTCGCGGAGAAACGCACCCCCAACTTCCAGGGCCATTGA
- a CDS encoding proprotein convertase P-domain-containing protein → MFLTLAMALAAGSVLGTSGSAVAAPDDVRPAVTEGVQQVQQVGEEHAADIRIGYAARSARQVISKPGSAYIKVHFASLALADGDRVTVANPAGTEVHTYSGDPTRAEAAATDSLYTKQGDGFWALSITGDTAVVTLHRAGGKPSTSDTGLVVDKFTRGFTDEEQAQHDSGILSVCGTDARKDAVCYQQSHPTEYAKSRSVAKILKNGASHCTAWRVGSTNRLFTNNHCIASATEMASMEIWFDYACATCGGNNPKPAVKVTGAQFLKTSASLDYTLFSVNNFASIESFGYLLLDVRAPVQNERIYITGHGSGDPNELSVYEDTQGGATCDVDNPRSDSINMGYYCDTTGGSSGSPVLAASSHKVIALHHLGGCLNEGTRIELIYPEVKDLIDNGGGTDPPPTGGKFENTNNVNIPDAGAAITSDVTVTGQAGNAPSTLKVNVDIKHTWRGDLVIDLVAPDGTAYRLKNSSGNDSADNVITTYTVNASTEVANGTWKLKVQDVARYDTGYIDAWSLQF, encoded by the coding sequence TTGTTCTTGACCTTGGCCATGGCACTGGCCGCCGGTTCCGTCCTGGGAACCAGCGGTTCGGCCGTGGCCGCACCGGACGACGTGCGACCCGCTGTGACTGAGGGCGTCCAGCAGGTTCAGCAGGTCGGCGAGGAACACGCGGCCGACATTCGCATCGGCTACGCCGCGCGCTCCGCGCGGCAGGTGATCAGCAAGCCGGGTTCGGCCTACATCAAGGTGCACTTCGCGTCACTCGCGTTGGCCGACGGCGACCGGGTGACCGTCGCCAACCCGGCGGGCACCGAGGTCCACACCTACAGCGGCGACCCGACGAGGGCCGAGGCCGCCGCCACCGACTCGCTCTACACCAAGCAAGGCGACGGTTTCTGGGCGTTGTCGATTACCGGCGACACCGCTGTGGTGACGCTGCACCGGGCGGGCGGCAAGCCGTCCACTTCGGACACCGGACTGGTGGTCGACAAGTTCACCCGCGGCTTCACCGATGAGGAGCAGGCGCAGCATGACTCCGGGATCCTGTCGGTGTGCGGCACGGACGCCCGCAAGGACGCCGTCTGCTACCAGCAGAGCCACCCCACCGAGTACGCGAAGTCCCGCTCGGTGGCGAAGATCCTGAAGAACGGTGCTTCCCACTGCACCGCGTGGCGTGTCGGTTCGACGAACCGGTTGTTCACCAACAACCACTGCATCGCCAGCGCCACCGAAATGGCTTCCATGGAGATCTGGTTCGACTACGCCTGCGCGACTTGCGGGGGCAACAACCCGAAGCCCGCGGTCAAGGTGACGGGCGCGCAGTTCTTGAAGACCAGTGCCAGCCTGGACTACACCCTGTTCTCGGTGAACAACTTCGCCAGCATCGAGTCCTTCGGATACCTGCTGCTCGACGTCCGCGCGCCCGTGCAGAACGAGCGCATCTACATCACCGGCCACGGCAGCGGCGACCCGAACGAGCTGTCCGTCTACGAGGACACCCAGGGCGGCGCCACCTGCGACGTCGACAACCCCCGCAGTGACTCGATCAACATGGGTTACTACTGCGACACCACCGGCGGATCATCAGGTTCCCCGGTGCTCGCGGCGTCCTCGCACAAGGTGATCGCCCTGCACCACCTGGGCGGCTGCCTCAACGAGGGCACCCGGATCGAACTGATCTACCCGGAGGTCAAGGACCTCATCGACAACGGCGGCGGCACCGACCCGCCGCCCACGGGTGGCAAGTTCGAGAACACCAACAACGTCAACATCCCGGACGCGGGCGCCGCGATCACCAGCGACGTCACCGTGACGGGCCAGGCGGGCAACGCTCCGTCGACGCTGAAGGTGAACGTCGACATCAAGCACACCTGGCGCGGTGACCTGGTCATCGACCTGGTGGCCCCGGATGGCACGGCGTACCGGTTGAAGAACTCCTCGGGCAACGACTCGGCCGACAACGTGATCACCACGTACACGGTGAACGCGTCGACCGAGGTCGCCAACGGCACGTGGAAGCTCAAGGTCCAGGACGTGGCCCGGTACGACACCGGCTACATCGACGCCTGGAGCCTTCAGTTCTAG
- a CDS encoding acyl-CoA synthetase → MRSIGLWNIASDTPDGLAVVCPDGREVTYGELTAAADRYGRGLQAMGLRPGDSVVLMLPNGADLLAVYFAAMQTGLYVVMANWHLVGAEVAYLIDDSGAKAFIADARFGETAADAAARSGLPAQARFAVGEVAGFRPLDQLGADEPAGRPDVRTQGSPMLYTSGTTGRPKGVRRPLSGTDPDDVPPAASWFFGIFGLKPFHHHVHLCGSPLYHTAVINFVVTSLQLGHSVVLMDRWEPEEMLRLIERYRVTHSHMVPTQFHRLLALPDDVRSKYDLSSLRVMIHGAAPCPVEVKRRMLDWWGPVVVEYYAATEGGGTTIMAEEWLRKPGSVGLPWPGSIVKIFDDDGVEAPTGTPGLVYMRMGTSTFEYHGDAAKTRAARIGEMFTLGDIGYLDEDGYLFLCDRKSDLIITGGVNVYPAEIEGEISCHPEVADVAVFGIPHPDWGEEIKAVVQPVDGVSGSDELTEDILAFAAARLAKFKLPRTIDYLAELPRDPNGKLYKRRLRDPYWAGHESVI, encoded by the coding sequence ATGCGCTCGATCGGTCTGTGGAACATCGCCAGCGACACCCCCGACGGTCTCGCGGTCGTCTGCCCGGACGGCCGCGAGGTCACCTACGGCGAACTGACCGCCGCTGCCGACCGCTACGGCAGAGGGCTGCAGGCCATGGGCCTGCGCCCGGGCGACAGTGTGGTCCTGATGCTGCCCAACGGCGCCGACCTGCTTGCGGTGTACTTCGCCGCCATGCAGACGGGGCTGTACGTCGTCATGGCGAACTGGCACCTGGTGGGCGCCGAAGTGGCGTACCTGATCGACGACAGCGGCGCGAAGGCGTTCATCGCCGACGCCCGGTTCGGCGAGACCGCCGCGGACGCCGCCGCGCGGAGTGGGCTTCCCGCGCAGGCGCGGTTCGCGGTGGGCGAGGTCGCCGGATTCCGGCCGCTGGACCAGCTCGGCGCAGACGAACCCGCAGGCCGCCCGGACGTCCGCACCCAGGGCTCGCCCATGCTCTACACCTCGGGCACGACCGGCAGGCCGAAAGGCGTCCGCCGGCCGCTCTCCGGGACCGACCCGGACGACGTGCCGCCCGCGGCGTCGTGGTTCTTCGGCATCTTCGGGCTCAAACCCTTCCATCACCACGTGCACCTGTGCGGGTCGCCGCTGTATCACACGGCGGTCATCAACTTCGTGGTCACCTCCCTCCAATTGGGACACTCCGTGGTGCTGATGGACCGCTGGGAGCCCGAGGAGATGCTGCGGCTGATCGAGCGGTACCGGGTGACGCACAGCCACATGGTTCCCACCCAGTTCCACCGGCTGCTCGCACTCCCGGACGACGTCCGGTCGAAATACGACCTCTCGTCGCTGCGGGTGATGATCCATGGCGCCGCACCGTGTCCGGTCGAGGTCAAACGGCGGATGCTCGACTGGTGGGGGCCGGTCGTGGTCGAGTACTACGCCGCGACCGAGGGCGGCGGCACGACCATCATGGCTGAGGAATGGCTGCGCAAACCCGGATCCGTGGGTCTGCCGTGGCCCGGATCGATCGTGAAGATCTTCGACGACGACGGTGTCGAGGCACCGACCGGCACGCCCGGGCTCGTCTATATGCGAATGGGCACCTCGACTTTCGAGTACCACGGCGACGCGGCCAAGACGCGGGCGGCGCGGATCGGGGAGATGTTCACCCTGGGGGATATCGGTTATCTCGATGAGGACGGCTATCTGTTCTTGTGCGACCGCAAGAGTGACCTGATCATCACCGGTGGCGTCAACGTGTACCCGGCGGAGATCGAGGGCGAGATCTCGTGTCACCCCGAGGTCGCCGACGTCGCCGTCTTCGGCATCCCGCACCCGGACTGGGGTGAGGAGATCAAGGCGGTGGTCCAGCCGGTCGACGGTGTGAGCGGGTCCGATGAGCTCACCGAGGACATCCTCGCCTTCGCCGCGGCTCGACTTGCGAAGTTCAAATTGCCCCGCACGATCGATTATCTCGCCGAACTTCCCCGAGATCCCAACGGAAAGCTCTACAAGCGGCGGCTCCGTGACCCCTACTGGGCCGGTCATGAGTCCGTGATCTGA
- a CDS encoding LLM class F420-dependent oxidoreductase: MKLGLQLGYWGAQPPGNAGELVAAADEHGFDAVFAAESWGSDAFTPLAWWGSSTSRVRLGTSVAQLSARTPTSCAMHALTLDHLSGGRAILGLGVSGPQVVEGWYGQPFARPLARTREYVDIIRQVLAREAPVVADGPHYPLPYTAEGATGLGKPLRPITHPLRADLPIWLGAEGPKNVALAAEIADGWLAVYFSLRMADQYNSWLDEGFATPGARRSRADFEVAAGAQVIVTDDPAAAYAGIKPILALYLGGMGAPELNFHATLFRRMGYDAVVDEVGERFRAGRRDEAAAAIPDELVDDIAIIGTAEDVRTRIGQWEKAGVTMLVVGCGSTAEIEALASLVAG, from the coding sequence ATGAAGCTCGGACTTCAGCTCGGCTACTGGGGCGCGCAGCCGCCCGGCAACGCGGGTGAGCTCGTGGCCGCCGCGGACGAACACGGTTTCGACGCGGTGTTCGCCGCCGAATCGTGGGGCTCGGACGCGTTCACCCCGCTGGCCTGGTGGGGCTCGTCGACCAGCCGCGTCCGGCTGGGCACGTCGGTCGCCCAACTCTCGGCGCGCACACCGACGTCGTGCGCCATGCACGCCCTCACCCTGGACCACCTCAGCGGCGGCCGGGCCATCCTCGGTCTCGGCGTGTCCGGGCCGCAGGTGGTCGAGGGCTGGTACGGCCAGCCGTTCGCCCGTCCGCTCGCCCGCACCCGCGAGTACGTCGACATCATCCGCCAGGTCCTCGCCCGTGAGGCTCCGGTGGTCGCCGACGGCCCGCACTACCCACTGCCCTACACCGCCGAAGGCGCCACCGGCCTCGGCAAGCCGTTGCGCCCCATCACGCATCCGCTGAGGGCTGACCTCCCCATCTGGCTCGGCGCCGAAGGGCCGAAGAACGTCGCGCTCGCCGCCGAGATCGCCGACGGCTGGCTCGCGGTGTACTTCTCGCTGCGCATGGCCGACCAGTACAACTCCTGGCTCGACGAGGGGTTCGCGACTCCCGGCGCTCGGCGTTCCAGGGCGGACTTCGAGGTGGCGGCGGGCGCCCAGGTGATCGTCACCGACGACCCGGCCGCCGCCTACGCGGGTATCAAACCGATCCTCGCGCTCTACCTCGGCGGCATGGGCGCGCCCGAGCTCAACTTCCACGCCACGCTGTTCCGGCGTATGGGCTACGACGCCGTGGTCGACGAGGTCGGTGAGCGGTTCCGTGCGGGCCGCCGCGACGAGGCCGCCGCCGCCATCCCGGACGAACTGGTCGACGACATCGCGATCATCGGGACCGCGGAGGACGTTCGCACCCGGATCGGCCAGTGGGAGAAGGCGGGCGTGACGATGCTCGTCGTCGGCTGCGGGTCGACGGCCGAGATTGAGGCTCTCGCGAGCCTTGTCGCCGGTTGA
- a CDS encoding Zn-ribbon domain-containing OB-fold protein: protein MVTVPLSAPLRVGFDYTRSLGPVLGHFMTELRSRRIVGVRGSDGRVHVPPVEYDPVTAAPLGEFVEVAAEGTVVTWSWMPKPLAGQPFDRPFAWAMVRLDGADTPLLHAVDVPDSSAMSTGMRVRVRWTAEPVGGITDIACFEPISNPTTDLPPVIAADVSMVTTPIHLDVVHSVSPEESKYLRALAHGKLLGQRCPKCHKVYIPPRGACPVDGVPTTDEVELPDIGTVTTFCVVNVPFLGQRIKPPYVAAYVLLDGADIAFLHLVLGCAADEVRMGMRVRAVWKPPEDWGTTLENIDHFAPTGEPDAAYETYEGHL, encoded by the coding sequence ATGGTGACGGTGCCACTGAGCGCCCCGCTGCGTGTGGGGTTCGACTACACCCGGTCTCTCGGGCCGGTGCTGGGCCACTTCATGACCGAACTCCGCTCCCGGCGGATCGTGGGCGTTCGCGGTTCGGACGGCCGGGTGCACGTCCCCCCGGTCGAGTACGACCCGGTCACGGCCGCGCCGCTGGGCGAGTTCGTCGAGGTGGCGGCCGAGGGAACGGTGGTGACGTGGTCTTGGATGCCGAAACCACTTGCGGGACAACCCTTCGACCGACCGTTCGCCTGGGCGATGGTGCGCTTGGACGGCGCGGACACACCCTTGCTGCACGCCGTCGACGTGCCCGACTCTTCGGCGATGTCGACCGGCATGCGCGTGCGCGTCCGCTGGACGGCGGAGCCGGTCGGCGGAATCACGGATATAGCATGCTTCGAGCCTATCTCGAACCCGACGACAGATCTGCCGCCCGTCATAGCCGCGGATGTCTCGATGGTGACGACACCCATTCACCTCGACGTCGTGCACTCCGTCTCCCCTGAGGAAAGCAAATACCTGCGTGCGCTCGCCCACGGGAAGCTGCTCGGCCAGCGGTGCCCCAAGTGCCACAAGGTCTACATCCCCCCACGCGGCGCCTGCCCCGTCGACGGGGTGCCCACCACCGACGAGGTCGAGCTGCCCGATATCGGGACCGTGACAACGTTCTGCGTGGTCAACGTGCCGTTCCTGGGCCAGCGGATCAAACCGCCCTACGTCGCCGCCTACGTGCTGCTCGACGGCGCCGACATCGCGTTTCTGCACCTCGTCCTCGGCTGTGCGGCCGACGAGGTGCGGATGGGCATGCGGGTGCGCGCGGTATGGAAACCGCCCGAGGACTGGGGAACGACGTTGGAGAACATCGACCACTTCGCGCCGACCGGTGAGCCGGACGCGGCCTACGAGACCTACGAGGGCCACCTATGA
- a CDS encoding thiolase domain-containing protein — protein MSTEVAVVGFAQAPHVRATEGTTNGVEMLVPVFAELFAETGMTKEDIGFWCSGSSDYLAARAFSFIAAVDAIGAIPPINESHVEMDGAWALYEAWLKIRTGEVDTALVYGFGKSSAGDLRRTLALQLDPYTVAPLWPDSVSVAALQARLGIDAGLWSELAMAEVAARAGGGDAVDLLGQPYIADPLRRHDCAPITDGASAVILASGDRARELRERPAWITGIEHRIDSGSLGARDLTTSPSTVASARAAGVDGVEAAELHAPFTHQEILLRQAIGLDDTVSVNPSGGPLAGNPMFAAGLSRIGEAARLVFDGLYGRVLAHATSGPALQQNLVCVMEAR, from the coding sequence ATGAGCACCGAGGTGGCCGTCGTCGGCTTCGCCCAAGCCCCCCATGTCCGCGCCACCGAGGGCACGACCAACGGCGTGGAGATGCTCGTGCCGGTGTTCGCCGAGCTGTTCGCCGAGACCGGGATGACCAAGGAGGACATCGGCTTCTGGTGTTCCGGGTCGTCGGATTACCTTGCCGCGCGGGCGTTCTCGTTCATCGCCGCGGTCGACGCGATCGGGGCGATCCCGCCGATCAACGAGTCGCACGTCGAGATGGACGGCGCCTGGGCGCTGTACGAGGCGTGGCTGAAGATCCGGACCGGGGAGGTGGACACGGCCCTGGTGTACGGGTTCGGCAAGTCGTCGGCGGGAGACCTGCGCCGCACCTTGGCTTTGCAGCTCGACCCGTACACGGTCGCTCCACTGTGGCCGGACTCGGTCAGCGTCGCCGCCCTGCAGGCCCGTCTCGGGATCGACGCCGGGCTGTGGTCGGAGCTGGCGATGGCCGAGGTCGCCGCGCGGGCAGGCGGCGGTGACGCGGTCGACCTGCTGGGTCAGCCCTACATCGCCGACCCGTTGCGCCGACACGACTGCGCGCCGATCACCGATGGCGCGTCCGCCGTCATCCTGGCCTCCGGCGACCGGGCCCGCGAGCTGCGGGAACGACCGGCCTGGATCACCGGCATCGAACACCGGATCGACTCCGGCAGCCTCGGCGCCCGTGACCTCACCACCTCACCGTCCACTGTGGCCTCCGCCAGAGCCGCGGGAGTCGACGGTGTCGAGGCGGCGGAGCTGCACGCGCCGTTCACCCACCAGGAGATCCTGCTGCGCCAGGCGATCGGGCTCGACGACACCGTGTCGGTCAACCCGTCCGGCGGGCCGCTCGCGGGCAACCCGATGTTCGCCGCGGGCCTGTCCCGCATCGGCGAAGCGGCCCGGCTGGTGTTCGACGGGCTGTACGGCCGGGTCCTCGCCCACGCGACCAGCGGCCCCGCCCTGCAACAGAACCTTGTCTGCGTCATGGAGGCCCGATGA
- a CDS encoding thiolase domain-containing protein codes for MKQPAAVLGVGQTHHRAKRLDVSMAGLCREAIDRAMADAGVDWDGIDAVVVGKAPDLFEGVMMPELFLADALGAVGKPLLRVHTAGSVGGSTANVAASLIHSGVHRRVLAVAFEKQSESNAMWALSIAPPFSMPVGAGAGGYFAPHVRSYIRRSGAPEHIGSLVAVKDRHNGARNPYAHLRQPDITLESVRASTMLWDPIRYDETCPSSDGACAIVLGDSSAAHKDSAWIQATAMRTEPTTFAGRDQVNPRAGRDAAHALWREAGISDPLQEIDAAEIYVPFSWFEPMWLENLGFAAEGQGWKLTESGATAMDGQLPVNASGGVLSSNPIGASGMLRFAEAALQVMGRAGDHQVDGVRRALGHAYGGGSQYFSMWVVGNEKP; via the coding sequence ATGAAGCAGCCCGCGGCCGTGCTCGGCGTCGGCCAGACCCACCACCGGGCCAAGCGGCTCGACGTGTCGATGGCCGGGCTGTGCCGGGAGGCGATCGACCGCGCGATGGCTGACGCCGGGGTCGACTGGGACGGGATCGACGCCGTGGTCGTCGGCAAGGCGCCCGACCTGTTCGAGGGCGTGATGATGCCCGAGCTGTTCCTCGCCGACGCCCTCGGCGCCGTGGGGAAGCCGTTGCTGCGCGTGCACACCGCGGGTTCGGTCGGCGGCTCGACCGCGAACGTCGCCGCGAGCCTGATCCACTCCGGCGTGCACCGCCGGGTGCTGGCCGTCGCGTTCGAGAAGCAGTCGGAGTCGAACGCCATGTGGGCGCTGTCGATCGCGCCGCCGTTCTCGATGCCCGTGGGCGCCGGGGCGGGCGGCTACTTCGCCCCGCACGTGCGCTCCTACATCCGCCGCTCCGGCGCCCCCGAGCACATCGGCTCGCTGGTCGCGGTGAAAGACCGGCACAACGGCGCCCGCAACCCGTACGCGCACCTGCGTCAGCCGGACATCACCCTGGAGTCGGTACGGGCGTCGACGATGCTGTGGGACCCGATCCGCTACGACGAGACGTGTCCGTCCTCCGACGGCGCCTGCGCCATCGTGCTGGGCGACAGTTCCGCGGCACACAAGGATTCCGCCTGGATCCAGGCCACCGCCATGCGCACCGAGCCCACGACCTTCGCGGGCCGTGACCAGGTCAACCCGCGCGCGGGCCGCGACGCCGCGCACGCGCTGTGGCGCGAGGCCGGGATCAGCGACCCGCTCCAGGAGATCGACGCCGCCGAGATCTACGTGCCATTCTCGTGGTTCGAGCCGATGTGGCTGGAGAACCTCGGTTTCGCCGCGGAGGGCCAGGGCTGGAAGCTGACCGAGTCGGGCGCGACCGCGATGGACGGGCAGCTCCCGGTGAACGCCTCCGGCGGTGTCCTGTCGTCCAACCCGATCGGCGCCTCCGGCATGCTGCGCTTCGCCGAGGCCGCCCTGCAGGTCATGGGCCGCGCGGGCGACCACCAAGTCGACGGGGTCCGCCGCGCGCTGGGCCACGCCTACGGTGGCGGGTCGCAGTACTTCTCGATGTGGGTGGTGGGCAACGAAAAGCCATAA